In Pirellula sp. SH-Sr6A, the DNA window GCTTCGCGAGGACCTTGGCCTCTCGCTCAAAGCGTTCGACAAAGGACTGGTCGGCCGAGATCTTCGCGTCGATGATCTTCAACGCGACATCTCGGTCGAGTGTTGTTTGCCTGGCTTGGTAAATGCTCCCCATGCCTCCGCGGCCGATCACTCGCTTCAGCTGATACTGAGGAAAACTCTTTTGCAGTCCCTCCAACTCGTCGGTGGAAACGATGGGTACCGGGAACAAGCGTTTCACCCCGCTCGATTCGGCATGCAACAGACATCGAGAGCAGTCCGAACCTTGGACCAACGGAGAGCCGCATCGCGAACACGCAACCGATTCAAGCTGGAAAGCCATAACCTATCCACCCCAAGCCGTGAACAAATGGAAAAACGAGACGTCGTACCACCACATTTCCGACATGCCTTGCCACCGGTTACAGCATCGATCTAAAAACTGTCAAGATTCTTCAGCCCGTACAATGCGTGGCTAGCCACGGGGGAGCGTCGAACGGGAAGCAACGGCGGATGCGAGAAAGGCGATCTCCTCATCCAACGACTCGAGATCGTCGATCGTTTCGGCGACCACCTCGCGAAGCGTGGCACCGAATCGATGTTTGAGCCGGTGCATCGCTACCTTCGCCGCCGAAGCCGAAATGCCGAGAGTCTCCCCCAGTCGTTGGTACAAATTCGCGTTCATCTCGGAAGTCAAATGGCCTCGAAGCGACTGGAATACCGAGAGTCGGTCGTTGTCGATGTACTCGGCCTGCAGTCGCTGCATGGCGTTCTCGACGACTTGATCGGCCCACCTCGTAAAGAACACCGCATCCGACACGGGAAGCGAGCCGCCATCGCCTTCGACCAACGCCATCTCCATCGATTCGTCGAACGAGCGTTGCGCGACATGCCCCCCTCGCTTTTCCCTCGTGGCGAACCGGTGGCGGTCGATCAAATACTGCTTCCAAGCGTGAAGAAGAAAGGCGCGGAACCGCCCTCGCGAGGGGTCCGCCCGCTGGAGCAACCCACCTTCGAGCATTTCTTCCACGAACCCTTGCGTTGCATCTTCAGCATCCTCCGCCCCGAGTCCCCTTTGCCTGGCGTAGTGGTAGAGGGGCCCCCAGTACTTTTGGACCAACTGTCCAAAATGAGTGCGCGGCGTTCCTCTCTGCTCCTTGGCCGCTTGAAACACGGCTGTCCAGTGGGTTGTCGTAAACATGGATTCCATCCTACCAAATGCCGCCCGACGGTTGACTCCGAATCGCCAAATGTTCCGGCTGCCCTGTTCGCAAGTCGAACGGCGGACTGTAGACTACCATCCCTTCAAGACTACTCGACCCCCTTCCTGACGACTCGACCAGGCGATCTCTCGACGTCGTCTTCATCGTGGCTTTGAACGCATCTATGGTTTGGCAGCGAGTTTGTATCATCGGAGTCGGCCTGTTGGGTGGATCCATCGGCCTGGCGCTCAAGCGAAAGCGGCTCGCGAAGCAAGTCGTCGGGGTCGGTCGTTCGATTTCTCGTTTGGATACAGCTCTCCAACGGGGCGCCATCGATGTCGCCACCGACGATATCCTCGCAGGAGCTCGCGACGCCGATCTCATCATCGCTTGCACTCCAGTCCAATCGATTGTCGACTCCCTCGCCGTCGCCGCCTCGGTCGCCCAGCCGAATGCGATCTTGACCGATGTCGGGAGCACCAAACAAAGCATCATCCGGGGCGCGATCGGTCGGCTCCCCGCTTCGCAGTATATCGGCAGCCATCCCATTGCGGGCGGCCACCATAGCGGGGTCGAACACGCCGTCGGAACGCTGCTCGATGGCGCCCTCGTGGTCATCACCCCGACCGAGCATACGCCGCAAGATCTCACCGACCGCATGACCCGTTTTTGGGAGTCGATGGGCTCTCGCACTTGCATTCTCACCCCCCAAGAGCACGACGAAGCACTCGCGATTTCCAGCCATTTACCCCATATGGTCGCTTCCGCCCTCGCGGGAACGACCCCTTCGCACATGCTGCAATTCGTCGGAAAAGGCTGGATGGATTCGACTCGGATCGCCGCCAGCAACCCCCAGCTCTGGCGGCAGATCTTAGAAGAAAACCACGCTCCAGCCTTACAAGCCTTGAAGAACTTTGCCACAATCTGCCAAACATGGATCGAGGCACTCGAACAAGGGGACTTCGACCGTGTGGAATCACTACTCGAAGCAGGAAAAGCAACCCGTGACGCTGTGGCAAGTCGACATCTATCCGGCTGATGGTCAGCCTGACTCTCTCGGAGCCTCCGCCGCCAAGGCCGCTTGCGAACTCGGTATCTCGAACGACTTGATCGTCCACGGGGCCTACGGCTTCCTCATCCAAGGCTCCGTAGAACTCGCCGGAGTTCAACAAGTCGCCAGAGACCTCCTCTCCGACCCCATCGCCCAACGCTCCATCGCGGCCCCAATCGGCGACGCCAGCCTGTCCGTACCCCCGACGTCCAATGGGCAAGCGACTCTTGTCTACGCCCTGCCAAAGCCCGGCGTCATGGACCCGGTCGCTCAAAGCACACTCCAGTTGCTCCGCGATATCGGACTAGATATCGACGAAGTCCGTACGTTTCGCAAATACTGGATCGGCACCCGATCAGGCTCCGTCGACCGATCCGTTGTGGAACGCTTGTGCCAAAAAGTCCTGGCCAATGATTCGATCGAGCAAGTCAACGTGGGACCGTTGCGATTGACCGAACTGGCCGTCGGATCGGTTTACAGCTTCAAAAAAGTCATCGTTCCTATCTCGAATCTCGATGATGCCGCCTTGATGAAGCTCAGCAAGGAAGGGCAACTTTACTTCACCCTCCCTGAGTTCAAGACGATCCAAGCCCACTTCGCGACCCTCGGACGCGAGCCTTCGGATATCGAACTGGAAACCATCGCTCAAACTTGGAGCGAACACTGCAGCCACAAAACACTCGGCGGAAAAATCGAATACACCGACGAAAATGGAACCCGGCAATTCCAGTCGATGCTCAAGGAAACGATCTTCGCTGCAACGGTTCAAATTCGCAAAGAACTCGGCGATCTAGATTGGTGCGTCAGCGTGTTCAAGGATAACGCAGGCGTTGTGACCTTCGACGACGACGATTGCGTCGTCTTCAAAGTCGAGACGCACAACCACCCTTCGGCCATCGAACCTTATGGCGGTGCCAACACCGGACTCGGCGGGGTCATTCGCGATCCGCTCGGGACAGGCCTTGGAGCAAAACCGGTTTGCAGCACCGACGTCTTCTGCTTCGCCAATCCGGATTACGACCCTGCCAAGCTTCCTCCGGGAGTCCTCCATCCGCGAAGGGTGATGTCCGGAGTCGTCTCGGGAGTTCGAGATTACGGCAACCGCATGGGAATCCCCACGGTCAACGGTGCCGTTTACTTCGATGATCGATACCTGGGAAACCCGCTCGTCTACTGCGGTAATGTCGGTATTATCCCTCGAAACAAAGTCGAAAAGCACGCGCTGCCAGGCGACCGGATTGTTGCCATCGGCGGTCGAACCGGACGGGATGGTATCCACGGAGCGACTTTCAGTAGCGTCGAATTGACCGAAGAAAGCGAATCGATTTCCGGAGGGGCTGTCCAAATCGGAAATGCGATCACCGAGAAAATGGTCCTCGATGTCCTTCTCGCAGCACGCGATGAAGGTCTCTACAGCGCGGTGACCGATTGCGGCGCAGGTGGATTCAGCAGCGCCATCGGCGAAATGGGTGAGGACATCGGTGCAGAGGTTTGGTTAGAACAAGCTCCCCTCAAATACGAAGGCCTCAGCTACACCGAGATTTGGATCAGCGAAGCGCAAGAGCGAATGATCCTCGCAGTCCCACCCGAGAAGATCGATCGCTTGAAAGCCCTCTGTGCCAGCGAAGGGGTCGAAGCAGCAGTACTCGGCGTCTACACGCCGACCGGAAATCTTCGATTGATGTATCGGGGAGAAGAAGTCGGCTGCTTGAGCATGGAGTTCCTCCACGGAGGTCGCCCCCCCATCGTTCGGCAAGCAGTCTACCAACCTTCGAGCATCGCCCCTCTATCGCTGCCGAACCTCTCGCGCGAAACGATCGAATCGACTCTCCTGGACATCCTTTCGCACCCCACCGTCGCGAGCAAACATTGGATTATCCGGCAATACGATCACGAGGTCCAAGCCGGTAGCGTGGTGAAACCGCTCGTCGGTCCATCCTGCAACGGACCGAGCGATGCCGCTGTCGTCAAGCCGAAGCTCCATAGCTCCAAAGGTATCGTTCTCGCGTGCGGAATGAACCCCACCCTCGGGGATTTCGATCCCTACCACATGGCGACTTCTGCCATGGACGAAGCAGTTCGCAACGCCGTCGCCGTTGGTGCCGATCCTTCGAAACTGGCTGTTCTGGATAACTTCTGCTGGGGCAATACCGAAAAGCCGGAGACTCTCGGAACACTCGTCCGCGCTGCCATCGCGTGCCACGACCTAGCGGTTCAGTGGAAGACTCCCTTCATCAGCGGTAAGGATAGTCTCAACAACGAGTTCTCCTTTACCGACGAATCGGGTATCAAAAAGACGATTGCCATCCCGTGCTCGCTCCTCATCAGCGCTATGGGACAGATCGAGAATTGCCAACAAGCCATCACGATGGACTTGAAAAAAGTCGGAAACGCCATCTACCTCGTCGGCGTCACGCGCGAGGAACTCGCCGGTTCTCAGGTGGCGCGATCCCTCGGGCTAGAGGGCGGTAAAGTTCCCGAGGTGGATGCGGTGCTCGCGATGCGACTCTACCAAGGAATCCACCAAGCGATTCGAAACAAACAAATCGTCTCTTGCCACGACTTGAGCGAAGGTGGATTGGCGGTCTCGCTCGCGGAAATGGCATTCGCAGGGGAACTCGGTGTCTCCACCGATCTCACCGCGATGCGACAAGCCTGTTTTGTGAGTGTGGAAACGGCATTGTTCTCCGAATCCAACAGCCGATTGCTGTGCGAAGTTCCCGAGGATTGCACCGCTGCTTTCGAATCCGCCTTCGAAGGCCTGCCCGTTTATCGACTGGGAACCGTCGAACCGCATGATCGGGTCACCGTATCGTCCGACGGAAAAACACTCCTCGATCTCCCTTGGAAACAGCTTCGGGACCGATGGCTCGCGCCACTCGATTGGCAATAGCACGCGAGGGGAACGAACATGTCGATGCACCCGACTCGGTCAACTACGATCTGGACCAATGCAAGCTTCCCTGCACCCGTGGAAAAATTCTTGCGGGATGCGCTGGGTTCCCATCGCCTGATCGTCGCGAACCAGACCAGCAGCTCGAATTTAGTTGGCAGCCCTGCAGATCCTGCACTAGCCGAGGCTCAGATCGCATTCGGTCAACCCGATGCGCAACAGCTGCTGCAATTGCCCCAAATCCGATGGGTTCATTTAACATCCGCAGGATACACGGCCTACGATCGAGAGGATTTGAGAGAAGCATTCCGAGCCCGCAATGCTTCACTAACCACCAGTTCCGGCGTTTACGACGAACCGTGCGCGGAACATGTTTTTTCCATGATGATGAGCCTCGCTCGCCAATTGCCCGCATGCCTCGACGAACAGCGCACCAACCGAGCTTGGTCGGCCGCCCCAATCCGGCGAAATAGCT includes these proteins:
- a CDS encoding RNA polymerase sigma factor — its product is MFTTTHWTAVFQAAKEQRGTPRTHFGQLVQKYWGPLYHYARQRGLGAEDAEDATQGFVEEMLEGGLLQRADPSRGRFRAFLLHAWKQYLIDRHRFATREKRGGHVAQRSFDESMEMALVEGDGGSLPVSDAVFFTRWADQVVENAMQRLQAEYIDNDRLSVFQSLRGHLTSEMNANLYQRLGETLGISASAAKVAMHRLKHRFGATLREVVAETIDDLESLDEEIAFLASAVASRSTLPRG
- a CDS encoding prephenate dehydrogenase; amino-acid sequence: MVWQRVCIIGVGLLGGSIGLALKRKRLAKQVVGVGRSISRLDTALQRGAIDVATDDILAGARDADLIIACTPVQSIVDSLAVAASVAQPNAILTDVGSTKQSIIRGAIGRLPASQYIGSHPIAGGHHSGVEHAVGTLLDGALVVITPTEHTPQDLTDRMTRFWESMGSRTCILTPQEHDEALAISSHLPHMVASALAGTTPSHMLQFVGKGWMDSTRIAASNPQLWRQILEENHAPALQALKNFATICQTWIEALEQGDFDRVESLLEAGKATRDAVASRHLSG
- the purL gene encoding phosphoribosylformylglycinamidine synthase subunit PurL; this translates as MTLWQVDIYPADGQPDSLGASAAKAACELGISNDLIVHGAYGFLIQGSVELAGVQQVARDLLSDPIAQRSIAAPIGDASLSVPPTSNGQATLVYALPKPGVMDPVAQSTLQLLRDIGLDIDEVRTFRKYWIGTRSGSVDRSVVERLCQKVLANDSIEQVNVGPLRLTELAVGSVYSFKKVIVPISNLDDAALMKLSKEGQLYFTLPEFKTIQAHFATLGREPSDIELETIAQTWSEHCSHKTLGGKIEYTDENGTRQFQSMLKETIFAATVQIRKELGDLDWCVSVFKDNAGVVTFDDDDCVVFKVETHNHPSAIEPYGGANTGLGGVIRDPLGTGLGAKPVCSTDVFCFANPDYDPAKLPPGVLHPRRVMSGVVSGVRDYGNRMGIPTVNGAVYFDDRYLGNPLVYCGNVGIIPRNKVEKHALPGDRIVAIGGRTGRDGIHGATFSSVELTEESESISGGAVQIGNAITEKMVLDVLLAARDEGLYSAVTDCGAGGFSSAIGEMGEDIGAEVWLEQAPLKYEGLSYTEIWISEAQERMILAVPPEKIDRLKALCASEGVEAAVLGVYTPTGNLRLMYRGEEVGCLSMEFLHGGRPPIVRQAVYQPSSIAPLSLPNLSRETIESTLLDILSHPTVASKHWIIRQYDHEVQAGSVVKPLVGPSCNGPSDAAVVKPKLHSSKGIVLACGMNPTLGDFDPYHMATSAMDEAVRNAVAVGADPSKLAVLDNFCWGNTEKPETLGTLVRAAIACHDLAVQWKTPFISGKDSLNNEFSFTDESGIKKTIAIPCSLLISAMGQIENCQQAITMDLKKVGNAIYLVGVTREELAGSQVARSLGLEGGKVPEVDAVLAMRLYQGIHQAIRNKQIVSCHDLSEGGLAVSLAEMAFAGELGVSTDLTAMRQACFVSVETALFSESNSRLLCEVPEDCTAAFESAFEGLPVYRLGTVEPHDRVTVSSDGKTLLDLPWKQLRDRWLAPLDWQ